The Crocosphaera subtropica ATCC 51142 genome includes a window with the following:
- a CDS encoding DUF3102 domain-containing protein, with amino-acid sequence MTNNQVFSIANNSDLKNFNYQELNPQMRHEVQELTLDIKNRLRRCAQDIYIIGDNLCKIKEQLQHGQFRTWLKAEFDWSVSAANKFMQVSQQFQLNDLETVEISPSALYILAAPSTPQEVRTQALDTAKQGQTITFSFAKQLLKQNKEKQSDPNINNQPRNNLITQEYQYDPKINNQLFPDQSNVLDLVNTKTSELNLSVQIYSSSEFNNYLEEAWQKMFGAEEYLSLLVCQINSEDSKQSETLMFQVFQQLSYGLAFSLKRAGDFVGQYDENQCIAVLSNTDPEGVQCVVDRFMKWFSAWQKTLYKSDRFKTLNIHIGTASMIPKQGFTPHSLIETALKNKELMK; translated from the coding sequence ATGACTAACAATCAGGTTTTTTCGATTGCTAATAATTCTGATCTCAAAAATTTTAACTATCAAGAATTAAATCCACAAATGCGCCATGAGGTTCAAGAGTTAACCCTTGATATCAAAAATCGACTCCGTCGCTGCGCTCAAGATATCTATATTATTGGTGATAATCTATGTAAAATCAAAGAACAATTACAACATGGACAATTTCGGACGTGGTTAAAAGCCGAATTTGATTGGAGTGTATCTGCTGCTAATAAATTTATGCAGGTTAGTCAACAATTTCAACTCAATGACTTAGAAACAGTGGAAATTTCTCCCTCGGCTCTCTATATTTTAGCAGCCCCTTCGACACCCCAAGAAGTTCGCACTCAGGCTTTAGATACAGCGAAACAAGGTCAAACCATTACCTTTTCTTTTGCCAAACAACTCCTCAAACAAAATAAAGAGAAACAATCAGATCCAAATATTAATAACCAACCAAGAAATAATCTTATAACCCAGGAATATCAATATGATCCAAAAATTAACAACCAGTTATTCCCTGATCAATCTAATGTCTTAGACTTGGTAAACACAAAGACAAGTGAGCTAAATTTATCGGTTCAAATTTATAGTTCTTCTGAATTTAATAATTATTTAGAGGAAGCATGGCAAAAAATGTTTGGTGCAGAAGAGTATTTATCTTTGCTAGTATGTCAAATTAATTCAGAAGATAGCAAACAGTCAGAAACCTTAATGTTTCAAGTGTTTCAACAACTCAGTTATGGATTAGCTTTTAGTTTAAAGCGAGCGGGGGATTTTGTGGGACAATATGATGAGAATCAATGTATTGCTGTTTTATCCAATACTGATCCCGAAGGCGTTCAATGTGTAGTAGATCGGTTTATGAAGTGGTTTAGTGCTTGGCAAAAAACCCTATATAAGTCTGATCGATTCAAAACCCTAAATATTCATATCGGAACCGCTAGTATGATTCCTAAGCAGGGATTTACCCCTCACAGTCTCATTGAAACGGCGTTAAAGAATAAGGAATTAATGAAGTAG
- a CDS encoding aldehyde dehydrogenase yields MLQTENIPTILKEQYKYFLLGKTQNLEFRQQQLKQLKQLIINHENEIVEALNQDLGKCHFESYLTEIRIIKKEIDHTIKTLRKWMKPRYVSTPIEQFPATAFIQPQPKGVVLIISPWNYPFSLAIMPLIGAIAAGNCAIIKPSELTPNTSNLIAKLINNHFDHNYLKVIEGSKETSQQLLKERFDHIFFTGSPSIGKIVMEAAAKYLTPVTLELGGKSPCIVDKNINIKETAKRLVWGKFLNAGQSCVAPDYLLVNHQIKCQLLEAIKQAIKEFYGDDPSQSPDYGRIINEHHFNRLCTLLPLENIMIGGKVIPEEKYISPTVIDNIFPDSPIMQDEIFGPILPVLGYGEIEEAIAFINERPKPLAIYLFSNDKKQQQMILENTLSGGVCINDTIMQYGVLTLPFGGIGKSGMGSYHGKASFDIFSHYKSVLKRSFWLETNLRFPPYQGKLKWLKRLLG; encoded by the coding sequence ATGTTACAAACTGAAAATATACCAACAATTTTAAAAGAACAATATAAATATTTTTTATTAGGAAAAACCCAAAATCTTGAGTTTCGTCAGCAACAACTCAAACAATTAAAACAGCTAATTATTAACCATGAGAATGAAATCGTAGAAGCCTTAAATCAAGACTTAGGAAAATGTCACTTTGAAAGTTATTTAACAGAGATCAGAATTATTAAAAAAGAGATTGATCATACGATCAAGACTCTTAGAAAATGGATGAAACCTCGTTATGTTTCAACTCCCATAGAACAATTTCCTGCCACTGCATTCATTCAACCGCAACCGAAAGGAGTTGTCCTTATTATTAGTCCTTGGAATTATCCCTTTTCCTTAGCCATTATGCCATTGATCGGGGCGATCGCTGCTGGAAACTGTGCTATTATTAAACCGTCAGAATTAACCCCCAATACCTCAAACCTTATTGCAAAACTTATTAATAATCACTTCGATCATAACTATCTTAAAGTCATTGAAGGCAGTAAAGAAACCAGTCAACAATTATTAAAAGAAAGGTTTGATCATATCTTTTTTACCGGTAGTCCTTCTATTGGCAAAATTGTCATGGAAGCTGCTGCTAAATACTTAACACCCGTAACATTAGAATTAGGGGGAAAAAGTCCCTGTATTGTAGATAAAAATATTAATATAAAAGAGACAGCAAAACGTCTTGTTTGGGGTAAATTCTTAAATGCTGGACAAAGCTGTGTCGCCCCGGACTATTTATTAGTCAATCATCAAATTAAATGCCAACTATTAGAAGCTATTAAGCAAGCTATTAAAGAATTTTATGGAGATGATCCCTCTCAAAGTCCAGACTATGGAAGAATTATTAATGAACATCATTTTAACCGATTATGTACTTTACTTCCTCTAGAAAATATAATGATAGGGGGCAAAGTGATTCCAGAAGAAAAATATATTTCTCCGACGGTTATTGATAATATTTTCCCAGATTCTCCCATTATGCAAGATGAAATATTCGGGCCAATTTTACCCGTTTTAGGCTATGGTGAAATAGAAGAAGCGATCGCCTTTATTAATGAAAGACCTAAACCCTTAGCTATTTATTTATTTTCTAACGATAAAAAGCAACAACAAATGATACTAGAAAATACCCTCTCAGGGGGAGTTTGTATTAATGATACAATCATGCAATATGGCGTATTAACCTTACCCTTTGGGGGTATTGGAAAGAGTGGGATGGGTTCTTATCATGGTAAAGCTAGTTTTGATATATTTTCCCATTACAAAAGCGTCTTAAAACGTTCCTTTTGGCTAGAAACTAATTTGCGATTTCCACCCTATCAAGGCAAGTTAAAATGGTTAAAGCGTCTCTTAGGGTGA
- the dusB gene encoding tRNA dihydrouridine synthase DusB: MLSISSTLQEKLSQPLKIGSVEVKSRVLQSPLSGVTDLVFRRLVRRYSPNSMMYTEMVSATEIHHLKQLPRLMEIDPHEQPISIQLFDCRPDFMAEAAQKAVGEGAKTIDINMGCPVNKITKKGGGSSLLRQPEIAEKLVKEVVKAVDVPVTVKTRIGWDDNEINILEFAQKMQDSGASMLTLHGRTRAQGYTGKARWEWIKKVKEILTIPIIANGDIFSVEAAINCLEITGADGVMCSRGTLGYPFLVGEIDHFFQTGKLQNQPTPIDRLECAKEHLKGLWDYKGKRGIYQARKHLSWYCKGFPGASELRDKVSRIETVEEGYQLLDQGIELII; this comes from the coding sequence ATGTTATCTATTTCATCTACGCTGCAAGAAAAATTATCTCAACCCTTAAAAATTGGTTCAGTAGAAGTAAAAAGTCGGGTATTGCAGTCTCCTTTATCGGGAGTAACTGACTTAGTTTTTCGTCGTTTAGTTAGACGTTATTCACCTAATTCTATGATGTACACTGAGATGGTAAGTGCAACAGAAATACATCATTTAAAACAACTTCCTAGACTGATGGAAATTGATCCTCATGAACAACCGATTAGTATTCAATTATTTGATTGTCGTCCAGATTTTATGGCAGAAGCAGCCCAAAAAGCCGTAGGAGAAGGAGCAAAAACCATTGATATTAATATGGGTTGTCCTGTTAATAAAATCACAAAAAAAGGGGGAGGTTCTTCTTTACTAAGACAGCCAGAAATTGCCGAAAAATTAGTCAAAGAAGTGGTTAAAGCGGTCGATGTTCCTGTTACCGTCAAAACGAGAATAGGATGGGATGATAATGAAATTAATATCTTAGAATTTGCTCAAAAAATGCAAGATTCTGGGGCATCTATGTTAACCCTTCATGGTAGAACTCGTGCCCAAGGATATACAGGAAAAGCGAGATGGGAATGGATTAAAAAAGTAAAAGAAATATTAACTATTCCTATTATAGCCAATGGTGACATCTTTTCTGTTGAAGCGGCCATTAACTGTTTAGAAATAACGGGTGCAGACGGGGTAATGTGTTCCCGTGGAACCCTAGGTTATCCTTTTTTAGTGGGAGAAATTGACCATTTTTTTCAAACAGGAAAGCTACAAAATCAACCAACTCCTATAGACAGGTTAGAATGCGCAAAAGAACATTTAAAAGGGTTATGGGACTATAAAGGTAAACGGGGCATTTATCAAGCTAGAAAACATTTAAGTTGGTATTGTAAAGGGTTTCCTGGGGCATCAGAATTAAGAGATAAAGTATCTCGCATTGAAACAGTCGAAGAAGGTTACCAATTATTAGATCAAGGGATTGAATTGATTATTTAA
- a CDS encoding TAXI family TRAP transporter solute-binding subunit has translation MIKKIFSTSLFLVIPIYLSSCSTPKTMVSISSGSLGSGYQRISSQIKSSADTIEQIQVSDTYKSQGSQENLQRLLDKEVDFSIVQLDVASEAMKQGKVNTLLVLTQEYLHLITKANSDIQTLADLQGKRVMVGAEGSGIYFTAKRIFQASNITVIEVKSNEDRLKKLINNEVDAFVYVGPLATSDKFKQELKQSNQLRFIPVNSSLINYLTIQFPESYKEAIIPQGTYKPLPELPDQNLPTIATPGALITRPDVNKRTVSLLTWAIISNFRQYSPFYPELASQQDAKLLSEGLIYIHPGAQQVFNYGDPRVAWQRYLRENKPLQAASIMLITTSSIGFLLRWWRKRKQNNLLKANRQTINELRQLLENNPQKATEEIEDLRQKYRLMLIDGQVSPEVYEQIEKMTQIFSDQCQRWQDKQKELSHNQILKLMDEWSQQLPESLMLQHGHLQYSHDQYKEMLKTGQLDLQTYLQMIQLTLVWTNLLSLNDSKDNKNKLSNSSK, from the coding sequence ATGATCAAAAAAATTTTTTCTACCAGTTTATTTCTAGTTATTCCTATCTATTTAAGTAGTTGTAGTACACCAAAAACAATGGTATCTATTTCCAGTGGTTCTCTTGGAAGTGGTTATCAAAGAATTAGTTCTCAAATTAAATCATCAGCAGATACGATAGAACAAATACAAGTCAGTGATACTTATAAATCTCAGGGATCGCAAGAAAACTTACAACGATTATTAGATAAAGAAGTTGATTTTTCTATTGTACAATTAGATGTGGCTAGTGAAGCCATGAAACAAGGAAAAGTTAATACTTTATTGGTTTTAACTCAAGAATATTTACACCTAATTACTAAAGCTAATTCTGACATTCAAACCTTAGCAGACTTACAAGGAAAACGGGTGATGGTGGGGGCAGAAGGTAGCGGTATATATTTTACTGCGAAGCGAATTTTTCAAGCCAGCAATATCACAGTTATAGAAGTAAAATCTAATGAAGATAGACTTAAAAAACTCATCAATAATGAAGTTGATGCCTTTGTTTATGTTGGGCCTTTAGCTACCAGTGATAAATTTAAACAAGAATTAAAACAGTCGAATCAACTGCGTTTTATTCCTGTGAATTCTAGTTTAATTAATTATTTAACTATTCAATTTCCTGAATCTTATAAAGAAGCAATTATTCCTCAAGGAACTTATAAACCTTTACCAGAATTACCCGATCAAAACCTACCAACTATTGCCACTCCTGGAGCTTTAATTACTCGCCCTGATGTCAACAAAAGGACAGTTTCTTTATTAACTTGGGCAATTATTTCTAACTTTCGTCAATACTCTCCTTTTTATCCCGAATTAGCTTCCCAACAAGATGCTAAACTATTAAGTGAAGGATTGATTTATATTCATCCTGGGGCGCAACAAGTCTTTAATTATGGAGATCCTAGAGTCGCATGGCAACGTTATTTGAGAGAAAATAAGCCTCTACAAGCTGCATCAATTATGTTAATTACAACCAGTAGCATTGGGTTTTTACTTCGTTGGTGGCGGAAAAGAAAACAAAATAATCTCCTTAAAGCAAACCGTCAAACTATTAACGAATTACGACAATTATTAGAAAATAATCCCCAAAAAGCGACAGAAGAAATTGAAGATTTACGGCAAAAATATCGTTTAATGTTAATTGATGGTCAAGTGTCTCCAGAAGTTTATGAACAAATTGAAAAAATGACACAAATCTTCTCAGATCAATGTCAAAGATGGCAGGATAAACAAAAAGAATTATCCCATAATCAAATCTTAAAATTGATGGATGAATGGAGTCAACAACTACCCGAAAGTTTAATGTTACAACATGGACACTTACAATATTCTCATGATCAGTATAAAGAGATGTTGAAAACGGGACAGTTAGACTTACAAACTTATTTACAGATGATTCAACTTACCCTAGTTTGGACAAACTTACTGTCATTGAACGATTCAAAAGATAATAAAAATAAGCTATCCAACTCATCGAAATAA
- the rsmI gene encoding 16S rRNA (cytidine(1402)-2'-O)-methyltransferase → MTNIMNNESLQQGTLYIVGTPIGNLEDITFRAVRILKSVNLIAAEDTRHTAKLLHHFEITTPQISYHHHNRTARQTELLNYLEEGKSIALVTDAGMPGISDPGYDLISASIIANIPVIPIPGPTAAITTLSVSGLPTDRFIFEGFLPLKGKERCDRLQALKTETRTIILYEAPHRLLKTLTDLQDIYGKDHPLTVGREITKRYEEFWRGSLEDAILYYQNSQQIKGEFTLIIAGCSQNRFLELSIDQLKDELKQLLDQGMTRSQASRQLAEVTTFSRRQIYNLSLDN, encoded by the coding sequence ATGACTAATATAATGAACAACGAAAGTTTACAGCAGGGAACACTTTATATTGTGGGAACACCCATCGGAAATTTAGAAGATATTACCTTTCGGGCAGTCCGAATTTTAAAATCAGTTAATCTTATCGCTGCAGAAGATACTCGTCATACTGCTAAACTTTTGCATCATTTTGAGATTACGACCCCTCAGATTAGTTATCATCATCATAATCGCACGGCTCGCCAAACTGAATTATTAAACTATCTTGAAGAAGGGAAAAGCATTGCATTAGTAACTGATGCAGGAATGCCAGGTATTTCTGATCCGGGATACGATTTAATTAGTGCTTCTATTATAGCAAATATTCCTGTTATTCCTATTCCTGGACCCACCGCTGCTATTACAACCCTTTCAGTGTCCGGTTTACCTACCGATCGCTTTATTTTTGAGGGGTTTCTCCCTTTAAAGGGAAAAGAAAGATGCGATCGCTTACAAGCATTAAAAACAGAAACTCGCACAATTATTCTATATGAAGCCCCCCATCGTTTACTGAAAACGTTAACAGATTTACAAGACATTTACGGCAAAGATCATCCGCTTACCGTAGGCAGAGAAATCACCAAACGTTACGAAGAATTTTGGCGAGGAAGTTTAGAAGATGCTATTTTATATTATCAGAATTCTCAGCAAATAAAAGGGGAATTTACCTTAATTATTGCTGGTTGTTCTCAAAATCGTTTTCTTGAATTAAGTATTGATCAATTAAAAGATGAATTAAAACAATTATTAGACCAAGGAATGACACGATCGCAAGCGAGTCGTCAACTTGCAGAAGTCACCACTTTTTCCCGTCGTCAAATTTATAATTTATCTTTAGATAATTAG
- a CDS encoding sugar kinase gives MNGLFVGLTTLDIIYLADHFPHSNEKIVALDQTIAAGGPATNAAITFQKFGHQGTLLSMIGNHPISQLICAELEDCSLSVFDLAPYHPEPPPTSSIIVNKTTGERAVISINAIKSQAKADKLSLEILQDIDIILIDGHQMAVSQVVAQEAHFRDIPIIIDGGSWKPGFEKILPYVKYAVCSANFYPPNCYDGDDVFAYLKQVGVPHIAITNGEKPIKYWTDGEFNSIEVSSIKAVDTLGAGDVFHGAFCHFILTHSFVDSLAKASEVAAVACQSFGTRQWMENLTDFGVKNYQKSKNTDLFF, from the coding sequence ATGAATGGATTATTTGTCGGTTTAACGACTCTCGATATTATTTATCTTGCGGATCATTTTCCCCATTCTAATGAGAAAATTGTAGCACTCGATCAAACCATTGCAGCCGGGGGACCTGCTACTAATGCAGCCATTACCTTTCAAAAGTTTGGTCATCAAGGAACCCTCTTAAGTATGATTGGTAATCATCCCATTAGTCAACTGATTTGTGCAGAATTAGAAGATTGTTCTTTAAGTGTTTTTGATCTTGCCCCTTATCATCCCGAACCCCCACCTACCTCTTCAATTATTGTTAATAAAACCACAGGGGAACGGGCAGTTATCTCTATTAATGCTATCAAATCTCAAGCGAAAGCGGATAAATTATCCTTAGAAATTTTACAGGATATTGATATTATTTTAATCGATGGCCATCAAATGGCTGTCAGTCAAGTAGTTGCCCAAGAAGCCCATTTTAGAGACATTCCGATTATTATTGATGGGGGCAGTTGGAAACCTGGCTTTGAAAAGATTTTACCCTATGTCAAATATGCTGTTTGTTCGGCTAACTTTTATCCTCCCAACTGTTACGATGGTGATGATGTTTTTGCTTATTTAAAACAAGTTGGTGTTCCTCACATTGCCATTACTAATGGAGAGAAACCTATTAAATATTGGACAGATGGAGAGTTTAACAGTATAGAAGTTTCTTCTATTAAAGCGGTTGACACTTTGGGGGCTGGGGATGTGTTTCATGGGGCATTTTGCCACTTTATTTTAACTCATAGTTTTGTGGATTCTTTGGCTAAAGCGTCAGAAGTTGCTGCGGTTGCTTGTCAATCTTTTGGAACTCGACAATGGATGGAAAATTTAACAGATTTTGGTGTTAAGAATTATCAAAAATCTAAAAACACTGATCTTTTTTTTTGA
- a CDS encoding cation diffusion facilitator family transporter, translating to MNRDIIEKIGLILSIIVTLFMSILGIGFGIFVESEAILLDGFFNIVSFIMALITLGVAWLQRQPENEYFNFGYLSFVPLVNLIKGLLIFLLSLFALTSAISIILHGGRTLNANIAIIYAFIAAVGCLTTALIQKRIAQKTRSIIIEIDAKNWLINGLISLSVGIAFTIIIFIKNTSLSWFIPYADSVLVIVLVLITLPVPTKIIIDSLKQLLLASPSPKIQREIKQLFETTVNHFPLEKYWLRMTQIGNTIFISIYWLFPQDYVLENIEILDQIREKISKVIYENYTDIIIDVIFTKSPKWAENITHNNNLTNNR from the coding sequence ATGAATCGAGATATAATAGAGAAGATTGGACTTATTTTATCAATAATAGTAACTCTATTTATGTCAATTTTAGGTATTGGATTTGGTATATTTGTAGAATCTGAAGCAATTTTATTAGATGGATTTTTTAATATTGTTAGTTTCATCATGGCGTTAATAACTTTAGGAGTAGCTTGGTTACAAAGACAGCCAGAAAATGAATATTTTAATTTTGGTTATCTCAGTTTTGTTCCGTTAGTTAATCTTATTAAAGGACTATTGATTTTTCTCTTATCATTGTTTGCTTTAACGTCTGCTATCAGTATCATTTTACATGGAGGCAGAACCCTGAATGCGAATATTGCCATCATTTATGCTTTTATTGCTGCTGTTGGTTGCTTAACAACTGCTTTAATTCAAAAAAGAATAGCTCAGAAAACTCGTTCAATAATAATAGAAATAGATGCTAAAAACTGGTTGATTAATGGCTTAATTAGTCTTTCTGTTGGAATTGCTTTTACAATAATTATTTTCATAAAAAATACGTCTTTATCTTGGTTTATTCCCTATGCTGATTCTGTATTAGTAATCGTGTTAGTTTTGATTACTTTGCCTGTTCCCACTAAAATTATTATTGATAGTTTAAAACAATTACTATTAGCTTCTCCTAGTCCTAAGATTCAACGAGAGATCAAGCAGTTATTTGAAACCACTGTTAACCATTTTCCTTTAGAAAAGTATTGGTTGAGAATGACTCAAATAGGGAATACTATTTTTATTAGTATATATTGGTTATTTCCTCAAGACTATGTTTTAGAAAATATTGAAATATTAGATCAAATAAGAGAAAAAATAAGTAAAGTTATCTATGAGAATTATACTGATATAATCATTGATGTTATCTTTACTAAAAGTCCTAAATGGGCAGAAAATATAACTCATAATAATAACCTAACTAACAATAGATAA
- a CDS encoding FAD-dependent oxidoreductase has translation MNPIQVSEIEYVDVIVVGGGIAGVAITEFLARHSNLSIKLLEKAPQLGNLASGKLEGWYHTGALYSGQDDAQTFINCVNGVEDLINLYTPYFTEQCNVNLTEKDNKFFTPAISPNPKGWFNNAPVYLIHPQEDAPEIRSSRLKSDGVQINIQRNRVLGRLEVAYGKQHNWLVNNQCLAPTYAQVEDYEGLNCSLKNSTEIIRNLCRQFDQSYHIEPSNYDFIETLDCSMHTSRILKDLVTSCLSHGVTFETGIKIEKLLIDSYGKLRIKSLLCKTKEGRAKRLKAKLFIFAVGEGFEPFLKDLQVRAKLKRSRSAMVVAYPALVDTNFVRMSTKNRFHFNHFVQHRELGNEKYTYSLLADSGYANDDSMDGVDIEPILESAERYFGQDKLYNRRLYSYECVKTEFISQEEQKRRYSYWIESDSDSNYLCVLPGKFSFFPTVAYQAYQRIKTLLHFEETKSKTSYESNINIEKEANQLVAESFPMQIFLAN, from the coding sequence ATGAACCCGATTCAAGTCTCAGAAATTGAATATGTTGATGTTATTGTCGTAGGTGGTGGTATTGCTGGAGTCGCCATTACTGAATTCTTAGCCCGTCATAGTAATTTATCCATTAAACTATTAGAAAAAGCTCCTCAACTTGGTAATTTAGCATCAGGAAAATTAGAAGGTTGGTATCATACAGGAGCTTTATATTCTGGTCAAGATGATGCTCAAACATTCATTAACTGTGTCAATGGAGTCGAAGATTTAATTAATTTATATACCCCTTATTTTACTGAGCAATGCAACGTTAATTTAACAGAAAAAGACAATAAATTTTTCACTCCTGCTATTTCTCCTAACCCCAAAGGTTGGTTTAACAATGCACCAGTTTATTTAATTCATCCCCAAGAAGATGCTCCAGAAATTCGTTCATCTCGTTTAAAAAGTGATGGAGTACAAATTAATATTCAACGAAATAGAGTCTTAGGAAGATTAGAAGTGGCTTACGGAAAACAACATAATTGGTTAGTCAATAATCAATGTTTAGCCCCAACTTATGCACAAGTAGAAGATTATGAAGGGTTAAATTGTTCCTTAAAAAATTCAACAGAAATTATTCGTAATCTTTGCCGTCAATTTGATCAATCATATCATATAGAACCGTCTAATTATGATTTCATTGAAACCTTAGATTGTTCTATGCACACCAGCAGAATTTTAAAGGATTTAGTAACCAGTTGTTTAAGTCATGGGGTAACATTTGAAACTGGAATAAAAATTGAGAAGTTACTAATCGATAGTTATGGTAAACTGAGGATTAAAAGTTTGCTATGTAAGACAAAAGAAGGACGTGCAAAACGACTCAAAGCTAAATTATTTATATTTGCGGTTGGTGAAGGATTTGAACCCTTTTTAAAAGATTTACAAGTGAGGGCAAAATTAAAGAGAAGTCGTAGTGCAATGGTAGTCGCTTACCCTGCTTTAGTAGACACTAATTTTGTCAGAATGTCAACTAAAAACCGCTTTCATTTTAATCATTTTGTACAACATAGAGAACTAGGAAATGAAAAATATACTTACTCTTTATTAGCTGATTCTGGTTATGCTAATGATGATAGTATGGATGGGGTAGATATAGAACCTATTTTAGAGTCAGCAGAACGTTATTTTGGCCAAGACAAGTTATATAATCGTCGACTGTATAGTTACGAATGTGTGAAAACTGAATTTATTAGTCAAGAAGAACAAAAACGACGGTATAGTTATTGGATTGAATCTGATTCTGATAGCAACTATTTATGTGTTTTACCTGGTAAATTTTCCTTCTTTCCAACAGTAGCTTACCAAGCTTATCAACGGATTAAAACTTTATTACATTTTGAAGAAACAAAATCCAAAACCTCTTATGAATCTAATATAAATATTGAAAAAGAAGCTAATCAATTAGTTGCTGAATCTTTTCCGATGCAAATTTTTCTAGCTAATTAG
- the gntT gene encoding guanitoxin biosynthesis MATE family efflux transporter GntT has product MNFSLPVEYRSFLPRFYRLASVSVLSNMMVPLAGLCDTAFLGHLEDIRYLAGVILGSILFDYLYRVLKFIRSGTNAITAQAVGRNDKEGILLAIFRSGLIALTIAFVILILQYPIEKIGFTLLSGSPNIEASGIDYFRARIWGAPAVLLNFVFIGWFLGREMKTAILLLSIVGNFSNVGLDYLMIYHWSWGSMGAGLATAISQYLALLVALIFMVFSVQWHGFSGIIKKTLEKEELKSIIALKSNILIRFLALISAYSIFTNLSALLGTEILAANGLLLQIALLSQFTIQGIGMTTQTLTGNFKGKGTIEQIMPLLVVSIINSLLIALSFAIIPFIFPETIFNLLTDHQEISKMAIQYTLWLLPLLCLTATAFMLEGYFIGLKEATTLRNGVLIAFFIGFLPLAIMSYFSLNNHLLWSALTAYMGTLMITLFLQLPKVQKNHVFQFQESE; this is encoded by the coding sequence ATGAATTTTTCTCTTCCTGTTGAGTACCGTAGCTTTTTACCTCGCTTTTATCGCCTTGCTTCGGTTAGTGTTTTATCTAATATGATGGTTCCCTTAGCAGGGTTATGCGACACTGCTTTTTTAGGACATTTAGAAGACATTCGTTACTTAGCTGGAGTTATTCTCGGAAGCATTTTGTTTGATTATTTATATCGGGTTTTAAAGTTCATTCGTTCCGGAACAAATGCGATTACTGCGCAAGCAGTGGGAAGAAATGATAAAGAAGGAATATTACTCGCTATTTTCCGAAGTGGTTTAATTGCTTTAACCATTGCTTTTGTTATTCTTATTTTACAATATCCTATCGAAAAAATAGGCTTTACTTTATTGTCTGGTTCTCCCAATATTGAAGCATCAGGAATTGATTATTTTAGAGCAAGGATTTGGGGTGCGCCTGCAGTTTTACTCAATTTTGTTTTCATTGGTTGGTTCTTGGGAAGAGAAATGAAAACAGCGATTTTATTGTTATCTATTGTGGGTAATTTTTCTAATGTTGGCTTGGATTATCTCATGATTTATCATTGGAGTTGGGGAAGTATGGGTGCAGGTTTAGCCACGGCAATTAGTCAATATTTAGCTTTATTGGTTGCTCTTATTTTTATGGTATTTAGTGTGCAATGGCATGGTTTTTCAGGAATTATTAAAAAAACTCTAGAAAAAGAAGAATTAAAATCAATTATTGCTTTGAAAAGTAATATATTAATTAGATTTTTAGCCCTTATTTCTGCTTATTCTATTTTTACTAATTTAAGTGCTTTACTAGGGACTGAGATTTTAGCAGCTAATGGTTTATTATTACAAATTGCTCTGTTAAGTCAATTTACCATTCAAGGAATAGGAATGACTACCCAAACTTTAACAGGAAACTTTAAAGGGAAAGGAACGATTGAACAAATTATGCCCTTATTAGTTGTTTCCATTATTAATAGTTTACTAATTGCCTTAAGCTTTGCTATTATTCCGTTTATCTTCCCTGAAACTATTTTTAATTTATTAACTGATCACCAAGAAATTAGTAAAATGGCGATACAATATACCTTATGGTTACTACCCCTTTTGTGTCTAACTGCTACTGCATTTATGTTAGAGGGTTATTTCATTGGTTTGAAAGAAGCGACTACTTTAAGAAATGGAGTATTGATTGCGTTTTTTATTGGATTTTTACCCCTTGCAATTATGTCTTATTTTTCGCTAAATAATCATCTATTATGGTCAGCTTTAACTGCTTATATGGGAACTTTAATGATTACACTATTTCTACAATTACCTAAAGTTCAAAAAAATCATGTTTTTCAATTTCAAGAATCGGAATAG